The following are encoded in a window of Magnolia sinica isolate HGM2019 chromosome 11, MsV1, whole genome shotgun sequence genomic DNA:
- the LOC131219284 gene encoding SKP1-like protein 1A, whose product MASKKVTLKSSDGEEFLIDEAVALKSQTIKHMIEDDCTDNGIPLPNVTSKILSKVIEYCKKHVEADVSKKPDDRSSDEELKAWDADFVKVDQEILFDLILAANYLNIKRLLDLTCQTMADMIKGKTPEEIRQIFNIKNDFTPEEEEEVRRENQWAFE is encoded by the coding sequence ATGGCTTCGAAGAAGGTGACCCTGAAGAGCTCGGACGGTGAAGAGTTCCTGATCGATGAGGCGGTAGCCCTCAAATCGCAGACAATTAAGCATATGATCGAGGATGACTGCACGGACAACGGCATCCCCCTCCCCAACGTCACTAGCAAGATCCTCTCCAAGGTCATTGAGTACTGCAAGAAGCATGTCGAGGCGGATGTCAGCAAGAAACCCGATGACCGCTCCAGCGATGAGGAGCTCAAGGCCTGGGATGCGGATTTCGTCAAGGTCGATCAAGAGATCCTCTTCGATCTTATCCTAGCAGCAAATTATTTGAACATTAAGAGGTTGCTGGACCTGACTTGCCAAACAATGGCTGATATGATAAAAGGAAAGACTCCTGAAGAGATCCGCCAAATATTCAACATAAAGAATGATTTCACCcctgaggaagaggaagaggtcCGACGGGAGAACCAATGGGCTTTTGAGTAA